From Bacillus basilensis, a single genomic window includes:
- a CDS encoding APC family permease, producing MHHDEKNKIGLTVALSIVVGTIIGSGVFMKPGSVLDYSGSSNMAILAWVIGGLLTLASGLTVAEIGAQIPKNGGLYTYLEEIYGSFWGYLSGWMQTIVYGPAIIGTLGLYFSSLMINFFYLDKVWNLPIAIGTVVFLGVVNSMGTKYGGIVQTVTTIGKMIPIVLIVVLGFWKGNSDIFNVVVPISENQSIGMAILATLFAYDGWILLASIGGEMKNPTKLLPKAMTVGILIVTAAYVLINLALLNVLPATQIVELGENATATAAGMLLGEYGGKIISIGIIVSIFGCLNGKILTFPRIPMSMAERGQLPFAKFIAKESPRFKTPANAITVEIILGIILMIISDPNKLSEISVFIIYIFYVMTFIGVFILRKRNKNKERAYSVPLFPIVPIVAILGSFFVIGSAIINDPVSCFLSIGMVFTGLPVYWYLNKKNKNEVS from the coding sequence ATGCATCATGATGAGAAAAACAAAATTGGTTTAACGGTAGCACTTTCTATCGTAGTAGGAACGATTATTGGATCTGGTGTGTTTATGAAACCAGGGAGCGTATTAGATTACTCAGGGAGTTCTAATATGGCCATTCTTGCTTGGGTAATTGGTGGTCTGTTGACGTTAGCGAGTGGTTTAACAGTAGCTGAAATTGGAGCGCAAATCCCGAAAAATGGTGGGTTGTATACGTATTTAGAGGAGATTTACGGAAGTTTTTGGGGATATTTATCAGGCTGGATGCAAACGATTGTGTATGGACCAGCTATTATTGGAACATTAGGGTTGTACTTTAGTTCTTTAATGATTAATTTTTTCTATTTAGATAAAGTATGGAATTTACCAATCGCAATTGGAACAGTTGTGTTCCTTGGCGTTGTAAATAGTATGGGAACAAAATACGGAGGTATCGTCCAAACGGTTACGACAATTGGGAAGATGATTCCAATCGTATTAATTGTTGTGTTGGGTTTTTGGAAAGGAAATAGCGATATCTTTAACGTAGTTGTACCGATATCAGAAAATCAAAGTATCGGGATGGCAATTTTAGCAACGTTATTTGCTTATGACGGCTGGATTTTACTCGCTTCGATTGGCGGAGAAATGAAGAATCCAACAAAGTTATTACCGAAAGCAATGACAGTTGGGATTTTAATTGTAACGGCTGCTTACGTGTTAATTAACTTAGCTTTATTAAATGTATTACCAGCAACGCAAATTGTAGAACTTGGAGAAAATGCAACAGCGACAGCTGCGGGCATGCTACTTGGAGAATATGGTGGGAAAATTATTAGTATCGGTATTATCGTTTCTATTTTCGGTTGTTTAAATGGAAAGATTTTAACGTTCCCACGTATCCCGATGTCGATGGCAGAACGTGGACAACTTCCATTTGCCAAGTTTATTGCAAAGGAAAGCCCAAGATTTAAAACACCAGCAAATGCGATTACTGTTGAAATCATTTTAGGAATTATTTTAATGATTATTAGTGATCCGAATAAGCTATCTGAGATTTCCGTATTCATTATTTATATTTTCTATGTAATGACGTTTATTGGTGTCTTCATTTTAAGAAAACGTAATAAGAATAAAGAGCGTGCATACAGTGTACCGTTATTCCCAATCGTACCAATCGTCGCGATTTTAGGTTCGTTCTTTGTAATTGGTAGTGCGATTATTAATGATCCGGTAAGTTGTTTCTTATCCATTGGAATGGTATTTACTGGACTTCCGGTATATTGGTATTTAAATAAGAAGAATAAAAATGAAGTGTCATGA
- a CDS encoding MFS transporter, translated as MGKDLNFRVYILAIAAFVVGTVELIIGGTLDLVANDLGVSISAAGQLITIFSVVFALSGPVLLALTGKFERKRLYVGALSIFLIGNIISAFSVNYGMLMFSRVVCAASGSLIIALSVTLASSVVEPHFRARAIGIIFMGISGSLVLGVPLGLVLGNAYGWRAPFVLISILTVMAIACISLFLTKVPPTSVLSIREQIATLKDKKIVSAQLTSFLFLTGHLTLYAYLTPFLKDVMHVEANWISVFYFIFGIAAVLGGGLGGFLADKWGSKKSIISIIIVFACAIFLLPLMTFSFPLFIIMMGLWSMLSWAISPAQQNYLIEIAPESAGIQQSLNNSALHLGIALGSTVGGVVIEKSSVIYNAWVGGGFIILALLCAIFSITRGRSTQFAKEESIV; from the coding sequence GTGGGGAAAGACTTGAATTTTCGTGTGTACATTTTAGCTATCGCGGCTTTCGTAGTCGGAACGGTTGAGCTAATTATAGGAGGAACGCTCGATTTAGTTGCCAATGATTTAGGAGTATCTATTAGTGCAGCTGGTCAGCTTATAACAATATTTTCAGTAGTATTTGCTTTATCAGGTCCGGTTTTATTAGCGTTAACAGGGAAGTTTGAAAGAAAAAGATTATATGTTGGGGCATTATCAATTTTCTTAATCGGAAATATCATTTCAGCATTTAGTGTGAATTATGGAATGTTAATGTTCTCAAGGGTTGTTTGTGCAGCGAGTGGTTCGCTTATTATTGCACTGTCAGTAACACTTGCTTCTAGCGTTGTAGAACCGCATTTTCGTGCGCGAGCAATTGGAATCATTTTTATGGGGATCAGTGGATCGCTCGTACTTGGAGTACCGCTTGGTCTTGTACTCGGAAATGCATATGGATGGCGTGCACCATTTGTACTCATTTCAATCTTAACAGTAATGGCAATCGCATGTATTTCATTATTCTTAACGAAAGTACCACCGACATCGGTATTATCAATAAGAGAGCAAATTGCTACGTTAAAAGATAAGAAAATCGTAAGTGCACAGTTAACATCATTCTTATTTTTAACGGGTCATTTAACACTATATGCATATTTAACACCATTTTTAAAAGATGTGATGCATGTGGAAGCGAATTGGATTAGTGTATTTTACTTCATTTTCGGAATTGCGGCGGTACTTGGAGGTGGCCTAGGGGGCTTTCTTGCTGATAAATGGGGATCGAAGAAAAGTATTATTTCCATCATTATCGTATTTGCATGTGCGATCTTCCTATTGCCATTAATGACATTCTCATTCCCGCTTTTCATTATTATGATGGGACTTTGGAGTATGCTGAGCTGGGCTATTTCGCCAGCACAACAAAATTATTTAATTGAAATTGCACCAGAATCAGCTGGTATTCAGCAAAGTTTAAATAACTCTGCCCTTCACTTAGGGATCGCGCTCGGTTCAACAGTAGGTGGAGTTGTTATTGAAAAATCATCTGTTATATACAATGCTTGGGTAGGGGGCGGCTTTATTATATTAGCGCTGCTTTGTGCAATTTTCTCGATTACGAGAGGACGTTCTACTCAGTTTGCGAAGGAAGAATCTATCGTTTGA